ATGATGACGAGCCCGGCGGTGCTGCCGGGGTCCGCCGCCAGAAGCCGCTGACACACCGTCATGGCCTCGTCAAAACGGTTCAATTTCAAAAGCGCCTGGCAATAATTCGTATAAAAAACATCCTCACGGGACACTTTCCTGCCGTTGGCCTGCTCGTAGTAATAAATCGCCTCTTCGTAATTGCCGATTGTCGCGTAAGCGTGCCCGAGGTTGTTGTAATGATCGCCACGGCTGGGGTGGAGGGTCACGGCTTTTTCCAAAAAAGGCAATCCCTCGCTGGCCCGTCCGAGCCGGACCAACATATTGCCATAGTTCCCGTTTGCGCGCGCGCTGACCGGATATTTCCGGACGATATCCGTCCACAGGGTGTCGTCATCGACATAGACCTTGTTGCGGTCAAAGGTCATCACCGCAAAGAGTGCGACGATCGGAATGCCGACCCATAAAACGCGACGGGAAAGAAAATGATAACCGGCCAGCACTACCGCAGCCACCACGGCGGTCAGCGAAAGATACATGCGGTGCTCGGCGACCACTTGCGTGGCCACCGGGATCACGGTGGTTGTCGGGGCCAGCACCGCGAGGTAGAACAACCCAAGCCATCCGGCGCGGGGGCGTTTCCAATACAACAAAAAACAGGCCGCCACAAAAACCAGCACCAAAAGCATCTGCCACCATACTTCCGTTGCCTTGGTATATACAAACAGGCCGTAATCGAACACCAGGGGATGGGGAATAAACGACAGATAGAGATAACGGACGAACGCCCAGCATTGAGTCAGCGCATAGGGCCACCATGTGATTTCCGAATCCGCGGAGAACCCGACGGTGCCGCCCCGACCGCCGGCGCCGGCCACCAGCAGCGCCAGCGGAATCCAGGTGAGGGCATAGGCGGCATGCCAGCGCCAGCGGCGGCGCAAGGCTTCGCGGATCGATCCGGCGACAAACGCAGCGTCATAAAGCACGATCATCACCGGCGCCGACACCATCACCTCTTTCGTGGCCATGCCGGCCAGACAGGAAAGCCAAGAGACGCCCAGCCAGAGGTAATTTACGATTTGCGGTTTTCGACTGTCGATTGAGGCGCTTTCGCGCCGTGCCCTATCCGGTCCTTTTTCCCCTCCTTCATTCGTCAATCGGAATTCAGAATTTGTAATTTTCTCCCTAGCGGCGCGAATGAAACCATATAGCGTCAGCAAATAAAACAGGGCCATCAATGACTCCGCGCGCTGCACCATGTAGGTCACGGCCTCGGTTGCCAGGGGATGCACCAGCCAAATTGCCGCCGCCAGCCAGCCGAGCATGAACGCGGAATCGCCGAAGCGCTCGCGCAACCCCGGCAGCAGCAAGGTGCGCCGCACGATGCCGAGCAGTGCGAGTCCTGCCAGCCAATGAATGAGCAGATTGCCCGTATGATAGCTCCAGACGCCGGT
This genomic stretch from Termitidicoccus mucosus harbors:
- a CDS encoding tetratricopeptide repeat protein, producing the protein MSIQDNTSIRQWGTALAPDMKNGETASGRPVLNLSFAINYKISGTGVWSYHTGNLLIHWLAGLALLGIVRRTLLLPGLRERFGDSAFMLGWLAAAIWLVHPLATEAVTYMVQRAESLMALFYLLTLYGFIRAAREKITNSEFRLTNEGGEKGPDRARRESASIDSRKPQIVNYLWLGVSWLSCLAGMATKEVMVSAPVMIVLYDAAFVAGSIREALRRRWRWHAAYALTWIPLALLVAGAGGRGGTVGFSADSEITWWPYALTQCWAFVRYLYLSFIPHPLVFDYGLFVYTKATEVWWQMLLVLVFVAACFLLYWKRPRAGWLGLFYLAVLAPTTTVIPVATQVVAEHRMYLSLTAVVAAVVLAGYHFLSRRVLWVGIPIVALFAVMTFDRNKVYVDDDTLWTDIVRKYPVSARANGNYGNMLVRLGRASEGLPFLEKAVTLHPSRGDHYNNLGHAYATIGNYEEAIYYYEQANGRKVSREDVFYTNYCQALLKLNRFDEAMTVCQRLLAADPGSTAGLVIMGNVHFAKNNLAAAEECFKKALAADDRNPEAWNNRGNIKAREGGQLDVALEYYKKAAALAPASVDIQDNVARLLSQLGRWQEAIPYFEAELAAGPPDDVQARLGYADALYGVKRYAEAAAQYKLCLEKDPEKQRHVGGRAAALMAQGDTQAAHLLAQAMVDAVPGNPANRFLLANILVALERSGESLPHYEEALRADPSRASVRYNYAVALTQCGRHTEAIVQYEEALKRAPDQAVIHLGYAIALEKLGRIQDALAQAREALRLQPGLQEARQNLERLSRLEAK